The following proteins are encoded in a genomic region of Phaeodactylum tricornutum CCAP 1055/1 chromosome 1, whole genome shotgun sequence:
- a CDS encoding predicted protein: protein MPNCAWWTAVLASIIVATIYATLYATESRQSLRFGLHFDNGDEENWDPRNSPVVSIVPQFLLNHSVYTTSDFRNKQGIAPPFWGCKNESCNASGVWGPCFWPHKKIRWVGEVERIGRTNRPQYQNGPIDPTLTDDLSGLCRPGFLIIGAGKCGTSSLYHYLTDHPRVLPAKEKQIHYFKYYMQYPMQWYLRHFPTASSFLAAGALMSGEASPGYLPYPDVAYRIKKHMPGPRIVAVGRNPLERAYSSYMYNYVAPVMKMMRKGRVPNISRGLTDKEYEDHLFSFEEMARAELFVLRDCLSSDGTGVRKAKDRYSSLNWAAAEYRRREKGGLPPLIDLESFCYGDWVDKVVPRKQWKDLIENNPDKVIYRKNVHLTQSFIGRSLYVLPLEWWYALYSEKEIIFICTEAMSDFSGTPMNKLAEFLGLPPHNFSTIVSKGAYNVGGHRGYDKEISWDEIKDELNVTERPKYEATLSEDFLREVKAFIEPYNERLFKLIGHRCECSSSSAILGRGFVGGGDEPIANESSICTATPTAPPDHPNILESQNIPSDVTPPTAVFFTTISSPSSGKRECSSIDQRKSENKNCSNNLGTKMIFRVETYFPSGWRSTRRKHTGLENLIDCCDA from the exons ATGCCCAACTGTGCATGGTGGACAGCAGTTCTGGCCTCTATAATAGTTGCCACTATATATGCCACTCTCTATGCGACGGAATCTCGACAAAGCCTGCGTTTCGGTTTGCACTTCGACAATGGCGATGAAGAGAATTGGGACCCCAGGAACAGTCCCGTTGTGTCCATTGTTCCACAATTTTTGCTGAATCATAGTGTGTATACTACGTCCGATTTCCGCAACAAGCAGGGCATTGCTCCCCCCTTCTGGGGATGCAAAAATGAGAGCTGTAACGCTTCGGGGGTATGGGGACCTTGTTTCTGGCCACACAAAAAGATTCGATGGGTAGGCGAAGTTGAACGAATTGGTCGCACAAATAGACCACAGTACCAAAACGGCCCGATTGACCCAACACTTACGGACGATCTTTCTGGTCTTTGTCGACCAGGTTTTTTGATTATCGGAGCCGGGAAATGTGGGACCAG CTCGCTTTATCACTATTTGACCGACCACCCTCGCGTTTTACcggcaaaagaaaagcagatCCACTATTTTAAG TATTACATGCAGTATCCCATGCAATGGTATCTTCGCCACTTTCCGACAGCCAGCAGCTTTCTAGCTGCTGGTGCTTTGATGTCTGGCGAAGCAAGCCCAGGTTACTTACCATATCCCGATGTTGCGTATCGCATCAAGAAGCACATGCCTGGACCACGTATCGTTGCTGTTGGGCGAAACCCATTGGAGCGTGCGTACTCGTCGTATATGTACAACTATGTCGCACCTGTTATGAAGATGATGCGCAAAGGCAGGGTGCCAAACATTTCAAGAGGACTGACGGATAAAGAGTACGAAGACcatttgttttcttttgaagaaatggcgCGAGCAGAGCTTTTCGTCTTGCGGGACTGCTTAAGTTCAGACGGAACCGGCGTCAGAAAGGCAAAGGATCGGTACAGCTCTCTTAACTGGGCTGCTGCAGAATACAGACGTCGAGAGAAAGGAGGACTTCCTCCTTTGATTGATCTGGAAAGCTTCTGTTACGGTGATTGGGTGGACAAGGTAGTCCCTCGCAAGCAATGGAAGGACTTGATAGAAAACAACCCGGACAAAGTGATTTACCGTAAAAATGTGCACCTCACCCAGTCATTTATTGGTCGAAGTCTGTATGTTCTCCCATTAGAGTGGTGGTATGCTCTGTACTCCGAGAAGGAAATAATATTTATTTGTACCGAAGCGATGAGTGACTTTTCGGGTACGCCGATGAATAAGCTCGCGGAATTTTTGGGGTTACCTCCGCACAACTTTTCAACCATTGTAAGCAAAGGAGCATACAATGTTGGAGGACACCGAGGATATGATAAGGAAATTTCCTGGGATGAGATCAAAGATGAGTTGAATGTCACTGAGAGGCCAAAGTACGAGGCCACTCTCTCGGAAGACTTTCTTCGCGAGGTCAAGGCTTTTATCGAGCCATACAATGAGCGTCTTTTTAAATTGATTGGCCATCGCTGCGAATG ctcctcttcgtcggcaaTCTTAGGACGGGGTTTCGTGGGCGGGGGCGATGAGCCAATAGCGAACGAATCGTCAATCTGTACGGCCACTCCAACAGCTCCACCCGACCATCCCAACATCCTAGAATCACAAAACATTCCTTCAGACGTTACTCCTCCGACGGCGGTCTTTTTTACTACCATCTCTTCGCCCTCATCG GGTAAACGTGAATGCAGCTCGATAGACCAACGCAAGTCTGAGAACAAGAATTGCTCCAACAATCTCGGTACAAAAATGATTTTTCGTGTCGAGACCTATTTTCCGTCTGGCTGGCGGTCGACACGTCGAAAACACACAGGTTTGGAGAATTTGATTGACTGTTGTGATGCATGA
- a CDS encoding predicted protein codes for MGNEVSLQWFRGDAIKLETELRKPTSDTEDSYRSFDENDDDEEDSDYPRQISLDPYRLSPIKDHAQTCWAGWILPPLAPPLLQRCKSLPKMVPVLYSDASLESIEPVDMSWSTSSSMFHKTSQAQNFAKEHCGSSDETSTSSGSEAEEGAEPLHLQLHDSRISVSTAYPTRSPALDQGSFYERHGSLAKALQSYQSSLQELSDLSLLAGTHYRVGVVQWKKGAYDDSLHSFKQSLATYHLKACAGSDEDIAQVYLSIGRVYASKGKHRKAKKSFKLALQLIVLDEVLDHNCEVSNRVQVLYAKILLAYGSILVEDFDYVTATNLFHDALAIQKEVLGDMHVDVASTLLSFGSLNEKLEKLEDANTCYWEAFQIYRSADSSAVDMGVTLTSIGWIYYQQHNLESAMHAYQDALDLLLPKLGDDHRNVASVRIQIGMVHIQKNELDLALEQYKEALRAQRIALGDEHKDVAITLSLIGATLESQGRFNKAIEFVDRALCIRKKDFGPSHLHVGTTLAQLGELYKIADRPEAAAQCLRDAVSVFRANQVDGKNPCLVQSKRALRNLRRSRLPAAPNETL; via the coding sequence ATGGGAAACGAGGTGTCTTTGCAATGGTTTCGGGGAGATGCGATCAAACTGGAAACGGAGCTCCGAAAGCCTACTTCAGATACAGAAGACTCATACCGTTCTTTTGACGAaaatgatgacgacgaagaagactcCGATTATCCGCGACAAATATCTCTCGATCCTTACCGATTGAGTCCAATCAAGGACCACGCTCAAACATGTTGGGCGGGATGGATTTTACCACCATTGGCACCTCCCTTGCTGCAAAGATGTAAGTCCTTGCCAAAGATGGTTCCCGTTCTCTATTCGGATGCGAGCCTGGAAAGTATCGAACCGGTAGACATGTCGTGGTCGACCAGTTCTTCAATGTTTCACAAAACGAGTCAGGCTCaaaattttgcaaaagagCATTGCGGTTCTTCCGACGAAACTTCCACTTCCTCGGGAAGTGAAGCAGAAGAGGGAGCGGAGCCTCTACATCTGCAACTCCATGACAGCCGAATTTCAGTCTCTACTGCGTACCCGACACGGTCACCCGCTTTGGACCAAGGCTCCTTTTACGAACGACATGGTTCTCTGGCCAAAGCTCTACAATCGTACCAGAGTAGTTTGCAAGAGTTGTCAGATTTGAGCCTTCTTGCTGGAACTCATTACCGTGTGGGGGTAGTGCAATGGAAAAAAGGTGCATATGATGACAGTTTGCACAGTTTCAAACAATCTCTCGCAACCTACCATCTAAAGGCTTGCGCCGGATCAGATGAAGATATTGCACAGGTGTACTTGTCCATTGGACGGGTCTACGCTTCCAAAGGAAAACATCGAAAAGCGAAGAAGTCATTCAAGCTTGCCTTACAATTGATAGTGCTGGATGAAGTGCTTGATCATAACTGTGAAGTAAGCAACCGTGTCCAAGTTCTTTACGCAAAGATTTTGTTGGCTTACGGTTCCATCTTGGTTGAAGATTTTGACTACGTGACGGCAACCAACCTCTTTCACGACGCACTCGCGATTCAGAAGGAAGTGCTGGGTGATATGCACGTTGATGTAGCTTCAACGTTGCTATCGTTTGGTTCCCTCAATgagaaattggaaaagctcGAAGACGCCAACACATGTTACTGGGAAGCTTTTCAGATTTACCGATCCGCGGATTCTTCGGCAGTTGATATGGGTGTCACACTGACGAGTATCGGTTGGATCTACTATCAGCAGCACAACCTGGAAAGTGCGATGCACGCCTACCAGGATGCTTTGGATTTACTTCTGCCCAAACTTGGCGACGATCATCGAAACGTAGCTTCGGTACGGATTCAAATAGGGATGGTGCATATCCAGAAAAATGAACTGGATCTGGCCCTGGAGCAGTATAAGGAAGCTCTCCGAGCTCAACGTATCGCGCTGGGTGACGAGCACAAAGACGTTGCGATTACCTTGAGCTTGATTGGCGCCACATTGGAGAGCCAAGGTCGCTTCAACAAGGCCATCGAGTTTGTGGACCGCGCGTTGTGTATTCGTAAAAAAGATTTTGGTCCTTCACACTTGCACGTGGGCACAACGTTGGCCCAACTCGGTGAACTGTACAAAATTGCCGATAGACCCGAGGCGGCCGCCCAGTGTCTCAGAGACGCAGTGAGTGTGTTTCGTGCCAACCAAGTGGATGGCAAGAATCCTTGCCTTGTCCAGTCCAAACGTGCGTTGCGAAACTTACGCCGCAGCCGCCTTCCTGCTGCTCCCAACGAGACTTTGTAG
- a CDS encoding predicted protein: protein MVITGSFLELVVHQKTLVTRFWLRNGASSLKKSALLSSPVPGTQRMNGSSSRFLSYRIAIVGSGPSGCYTAKYLTSALEKQGIVGNHRVDVIERLPTPYGLVRYGVAPDHPEVKNVQNDFDQLFEKGVQFYGNVQVGRHVTVDELRQAYDAVVLAYGCESDRKLNLPGEDLDGVLSAREFVAWYNGHPDYVHIGQQVARALGSNDKTRNAFLDASVVVVGQGNVALDCARILAKGGNGLYETDMAAHALPVLAGGAKDVSIVGRRGHVQGAFTIKELRELVKLEEEGYGASFVVRNDELDLGTTAASLEELASASGRPKKRIDKLLRDTAAKESNSAAVRAVVCERTRLEGSAGQQVAVGTGETETIPAQLVLVSIGYKGMPLAGTEQWFIASRGLISNEHGRVSGAIDDLGGLYVSGWLKRGPNGIIGTNIADAKDTVASVVEDLAGTDAKKDAFCLDSMLRARAVNFIKWDGYQRIQQIENSRRRSVQQPREKITSIAELMEAAALK, encoded by the exons ATGGTAATTACGGGATCTTTTTTAGAGTTAGTGGTGCACCAGAAAACGCTAGTGACGCGTTTTTGGCTGAGGAATGGCGCCTCGAGCCTGAAAAAGTCAGCTTTATTGTCCTCGCCCGTTCCTGGAACACAGCGAATGAACGGTTCTTCAAGTCGATTTCTGTCATACAGAATTGCGATTGTTGGGAGCGGCCCGTCTGGATGTTACACCGCAAAGTATTTGACGTCGGCTCTCGAAAAACAGGGCATTGTTGGCAACCACCGGGTGGACGTGATTGAGAGACTTCCGACACCCTACGGTTTGGTACGCTACGGTGTCGCACCCGATCATCCCGAAGTCAAGAACGTACAGAACGATTTCGATCAGCTGTTCGAAAAAGGAGTTCAGTTTTACGGAAATGTTCAAGTAGGTCGTCATGTGACGGTCGACGAATTGCGCCAGGCCTACGATGCAGTCGTACTTGCTTACGGGTGTGAAAGTGACCGGAAGTTAAATCTACCGGGCGAAGACTTGGACGGTGTCCTGAGTGCGCGAGAGTTTGTAGCTTGGTACAACG GACACCCTGATTATGTACATATCGGCCAGCAAGTGGCTCGTGCCTTGGGCAGTAACGATAAAACTCGTAATGCGTTCCTGGATGCATCTGTCGTCGTAGTCGGACAGGGTAACGTTGCGCTCGATTGTGCACGAATATTGGCCAAGGGCGGGAACGGTCTCTACGAAACTGATATGGCAGCGCATGCTTTGCCGGTCCTGGCCGGCGGTGCGAAGGATGTTTCGATTGTTGGACGCCGGGGTCACGTACAAGGAGCGTTCACTATTAAAGAGCTTCGCGAACTAGTCAAACTAGAAGAAGAGGGGTACGGAGCTTCGTTCGTCGTGCGAAATGATGAACTGGATCTCGGAACGACCGCAGCGTCCCTGGAAGAGTTAGCAAGTGCTTCGGGAAGACCGAAGAAACGCATCGACAAACTCCTTCGAGATACAGCGGCAAAAG AGAGCAATTCTGCTGCAGTCCGCGCAGTCGTTTGTGAACGAACTCGTCTTGAGGGTAGTGCAGGTCAACAAGTGGCTGTCGGTACTGGTGAAACGGAAACAATTCCAGCCCAGCTGGTGCTGGTCAGCATCGGATACAAAGGAATGCCGCTTGCCGGTACCGAGCAGTGGTTCATTGCTAGTAGGGGGTTGATTTCCAACGAGCACGGCCGCGTTTCTGGGGCGATAGACGACCTTGGAGGTCTGTATGTGTCTGGGTGGCTGAAACGAGGACCGAATGGGATCATCGGAACAAATATTGCGGACGCCAAGGATACAGTCGCGTCGGTTGTTGAAGACTTGGCCGGTACAGACGCCAAGAAGGATGCGTTTTGTCTGGACTCCATGTTGCGTGCGAGGGCGGTCAACTTCATCAAGTGGGATGGATACCAGCGAATCCAACAAATTGAGAATAGCAGGAGGCGGAGCGTCCAGCAACCCCGCGAAAAAATCACGTCCATTGCAGAGCTAATGGAGGCTGCGGCATTGAAATGA
- a CDS encoding predicted protein, whose translation MDNSSSQNPPLTESPSSTQNESNMVLPAPSDFTLPTNSPSALMTFLPPSSGSLNDAAVSPGPATLRPSVGRPAVSLAPTLPPDGSVPHQIPTPPEHDVKNDTFQPQIPQDLKDPTSGDSPFCSSNQVSCMYGSHPFAFVLTSLVLLLFACWQWKFWCCKDTRDFSRGEYRAVTARYTDSAFADDYSVEENQEYLSDEDDGDGYGGWNSNGGGKHVIEMKDLGIEGKSDNLTLEEMNG comes from the coding sequence ATGGATAATTCCTCCTCTCAAAACCCACCGCTTACAGAGTCTCCATCGTCGACACAAAACGAGTCGAATATGGTGCTACCAGCTCCGTCAGACTTCACGCTCCCCACTAACTCCCCTTCCGCTCTGATGACTTTCTTGCCGCCAAGCTCTGGAAGTTTGAACGATGCGGCTGTCAGCCCAGGTCCAGCTACTCTGAGACCGTCGGTCGGTAGACCAGCGGTCTCGTTAGCACCGACACTGCCTCCTGATGGTTCCGTGCCCCATCAGATTCCCACACCACCCGAGCATGATGTTAAAAACGACACGTTTCAACCTCAAATTCCGCAAGATTTAAAGGATCCGACTTCGGGCGATTCTCCATTTTGCTCAAGCAATCAGGTTTCGTGCATGTACGGGTCGCATCCATTTGCTTTTGTCTTGACTTCGCTTGTGCTGTTGCTCTTTGCCTGttggcaatggaagtttTGGTGTTGTAAGGACACACGTGACTTCTCGCGCGGTGAATATCGGGCCGTGACGGCTCGGTATACTGATAGtgcctttgccgacgatTATTCTGTTGAGGAGAATCAAGAATATCTCAGTGATGAGGATGACGGTGACGGCTACGGTGGCTGGAATAGCAACGGCGGCGGTAAACACGTAATTGAAATGAAAGATCTGGGGATAGAAGGTAAGAGTGACAATTTGACGCTAGAAGAAATGAACGGATAG
- a CDS encoding predicted protein, which produces MSVPSASQTVRRIRAVTKNPACIVNLTIDAVNENAKSDGRLSFLLPDEGLESLCSAPPPLEQVTVCSDDDLSSVSSGSLKNYESIHLPLDQQDRQQQPRSIFKKYWDDKGLIPLPIRRVRVSSPGSTMLFRTETAIEEDSASIRDYNTYERTLKAYEEVPSIRRSVGRRSIFDQGCYTASRSTPSFHLRPNHSYNIRKAKSTSILQTRSCLRPSRFSLQKSGSDDSQFQRQQGDKARSVSFSSSIRIALFEPPAERWAENGWSKWFA; this is translated from the coding sequence ATGTCAGTTCCTTCAGCCTCCCAGACCGTTCGGCGCATACGCGCCGTAACGAAAAACCCAGCGTGCATAGTGAATCTCACTATTGATGCCGTGAATGAGAACGCTAAATCTGACGGGCGTCTATCCTTCCTTCTTCCTGACGAAGGTCTAGAATCACTATGTTCGGCGCCTCCTCCTCTCGAGCAGGTCACTGTATGTTCGGACGATGACCTTTCTTCTGTTTCGTCCGGATCACTCAAAAACTACGAATCTATTCATTTGCCCTTGGATCAGCAAgaccgacaacaacaaccacggTCTATCTTCAAAAAATATTGGGACGATAAAGGGCTCATTCCTTTGCCAATAAGGAGGGTAAGAGTTTCCTCTCCCGGATCAACGATGCTTTTTCGAACAGAAACTGCGATTGAGGAAGACAGTGCTTCTATCAGAGACTATAACACGTACGAGCGAACTCTGAAGGCTTACGAAGAAGTACCGAGCATCCGTCGATCCGTTGGGCGCAGGTCAATTTTTGACCAAGGATGCTACACAGCATCGCGATCCACACCTTCGTTTCATCTGAGACCGAATCACTCTTACAACATCCGCAAAGCGAAATCTACGTCCATTCTCCAAACCCGTTCTTGTCTACGTCCCTCCCGGTTTTCGTTACAGAAAAGCGGTAGCGACGACAGTCAATTTCAACGACAACAAGGAGATAAAGCACGTTCTGTTAGCTTTAGCTCCAGTATTCGAATTGCCCTATTTGAGCCACCGGCCGAACGGTGGGCAGAAAATGGATGGTCAAAATGGTTCGCGTAG
- a CDS encoding predicted protein, producing MTFPVVLIPSPVHEAFGSIQWDSFLHLKLSNPEKALLQAGEQNVIEYTLYDKEDAAAYVQLLLKVLDQITSHRGTSSRRTSLKVSKLSLAESLPPVDALQYLDCDGIGVATHYVISQLYEVITTLKSNAFASRTKSNSVVASSNFVSKATLSSIFYPSGILIDDWRPLLRILLGTKSDSYVHRGSGFCLACILLEGCTLQTNGHLFSPISSILESFVSWIVSRLQSSSTQSLSMVTSSLTVIILSKEVRHLFGKAGGVGYLSRRLRVHQKSIDSKISASVQHQYELSYCLWIMSYDCDTSVSMRSHFHRDGSVQALVDMVAAAPREKVVRCALATLRNLATCAADEAPLELAKKNINGSTYLIDMIGCGLPKLIDLMMNCPIADFEISEDLDILHKLLHETCQELTRWDVYKVELDSTNLTWGIVHTEKFFRENARKMEGSDGKFEMVKTLIQLTASDSEDVAAIACFDLGEFVRHYPNGRDIARRLGARDFVFPLIEHENPKLQHQALTCISKLLVQNWKSLG from the exons ATGACATTTCCAGTAGTGCTTATACCATCGCCTGTTCACGAGGCTTTCGGAAGTATTCAATGGGATTCATTTTTACATTTAAAGCTTTCTAATCCAGAAAAAGCGCTTTTACAAGCCGGAGAACAGAACGTTATCGA GTACACGCTGTACGACAAAGAAGATGCTGCAGCTTATGTGCAGCTCCTGCTTAAAGTTCTCGATCAAATAACTAGTCATCGTGGAACATCGTCGCGTCGAACGTCACTCAAAGTTTCCAAGCTCTCCTTGGCCGAAAGTTTGCCACCCGTTGACGCGCTGCAGTACCTCGACTGTGACGGCATTGGAGTGGCCACACACTATGTCATCTCGCAACTTTATGAAGTCATCACGACACTCAAAAGTAACGCTTTCGCTTCACGGACCAAAAGCAACAGTGTCGTTGCTAGCAGCAACTTTGTGTCGAAAGCCACTTTGTCCAGCATATTCTATCCATCAGGCATTTTGATTGACGACTGGCGACCTCTTTTGCGTATTCTACTGGGTACAAAGAGCGATTCTTATGTGCACA GAGGATCAGGTTTCTGTCTGGCGTGTATCCTCTTGGAAGGATGCACTCTGCAAACAAACGGCCATCTATTTTCGCCAATATCATCAATTTTGGAATCCTTTGTTTCGTGGATTGTGTCTCGGCTACAGAGTTCTAGCACACAATCTCTTTCTATGGTTACCTCAAGCTTGACTGTCATCATCTTGTCAAAAGAAGTTCGGCATCTCTTTGGCAAAGCGGGAGGTGTTGGATATCTGAGTCGGCGCTTACGCGTTCATCAAAAATCAATTGATTCAAAGATTAGTGCTTCCGTGCAACATCAATACGAACTCTCCTACTGCCTCTGGATCATGTCGTACGATTGTGACACATCGGTATCAATGCGAAGCCACTTTCATAGAGACGGATCAGTCCAAGCACTGGTAGATATGGTGGCCGCTGCACCTCGCGAGAAGGTTGTGCGGTGTGCACTAGCAACCCTGCGTAATTTGGCAACGTGCGCTGCGGACGAAGCGCCTTTGGAAttggcaaagaaaaacaTCAATGGTTCAACATATTTGATTGATATGATAGGTTGTGGTCTACCCAAGTTGATTGACCTGATGATGAATTGCCCAATTGCTGACTTCGAGATTAGCGAAG ACTTGGACATTCTCCATAAACTTTTGCACGAAACTTGTCAAGAGCTAACACGTTGGGACGTCTATAAAGTGGAGCTTGATTCCACTAACTTGACATGGGGGATAGTCCACACCGAAAAGTTCTTTCGCGAAAACGCCCGAAAAATGGAAGGATCCGATGGAAAGTTTGAAATGGTGAAGACCCTAATTCAATTGACTGCATCGGATAGCGAGGATGTCGCCGCAATTGCTTGCTTTGATTTAGGGGAATTTGTTCGTCATTACCCTAATGGAAGAGACATTGCTCGGCGCCTTGGTGCGCGGGATTTTGTTTTCCCGCTCATTGAGCACGAAAATCCCAAACTACAGCATCAAGCATTAACTTGTATCTCAAAATTGTTAGTCCAAAATTGGAAG TCATTAGGATAA
- a CDS encoding Zw10 like protein (ZW10 is a centromere/kinetochore protein involved in mitotic chromosome segregation), which yields MDRLERSAIEEEASVDERLQNVKKLVQKATQEAFQSSLATAGNFVENDDPNASFHLGMDLFGQEPSVIEKKLQDKLATLERDVQEVLDTLSEAKGSGETLEAELSAYQTPQELEGEAAKLRAKIAFLQECSEARKALDESITLASPAISNANEDLVQATTHLMEAQRHIQQARTVLEEQEVAQGATPALTLAHRMMDEIKFAIRRHKVDILGRVKSTWIDCVTLTSTSLVVRNTTDLATAYDVMEILAAQGDLTRDALLRKFTKSLLQDVWRPLLERHRSGGVREPWTTRASEDSPRPSTAQVVSNRQKGTTWRLEWERDDDTLLIDLDGKEPPTSSVADWKGTFLFLQTVSVFVAQHVLQLRKPLCQWVGLNLSALGLESCRIGDDNGMLMEPLMEILAETTIPEYLGPDEMSPKLDEISAELDSFIGPFLRDLLRVQMVGPENTRLDKFVALFEQKYRYRTLENDVDDGMAVFMLHKSSISETAAKLMSLCRNVMDEVVEQKPSTSESPLGLLPATLYRAAREILDLYRAIIPTTHAGEIHNVPRTAAVLHNDGVFFAHHCLALGLEYKREMSALYPNDTQAQLISQSFMFADLVPLFRNMADRAMKDMISRQADQLVELVEPRITYLGTALQSDEVLAEFSDAEQAFEAGVYHLRHLVHAWKPVLSKDVLNRSICYLADIMFTLYLDQLAKASNISENATHFVSNLFRQASMDIIGFLDGDHSASRVWDRFTAIGIFMEMSLSDIQVALSEGVFLSVTGQELTRLVKATFDDSPKRRHLLALLSS from the exons ATGGATAGGTTGGAAAGGAGCGCAATCGAGGAAGAGGCGTCCGTCGATGAGCGGCTTCAGAACGTTAAGAAACTGGTACAAAAGGCAACACAGGAAGCCTTCCAGTCATCATTGGCAACGGCTGGAAACTTTGTTGAGAATGATGACCCCAACGCTTCCTTTCATCTGGGTATGGATCTCTTTGGACAAGAACCCAGCGTGATTGAGAAGAAGCTGCAGGACAAGCTTGCCACCTTGGAACGCGATGTTCAGGAGGTCCTGGATACTCTTTCAGAAGCGAAGGGTTCTGGGGAGACGTTAGAGGCAGAACTTTCCGCCTACCAAACACCGCAAGAACTCGAGGGGGAGGCAGCAAAACTCCGAGCGAAGATTGCGTTTCTGCAGGAGTGTAGCGAGGCTCGAAAAGCCTTGGATGAATCCATTACGTTGGCATCTCCGGCAATATCCAATGCCAACGAGGATCTCGTGCAAGCCACGACGCACTTGATGGAAGCCCAGCGTCACATTCAGCAAGCTAGAACTGTATTAGAAGAGCAGGAGGTAGCTCAAGGGGCAACCCCCGCCTTGACTTTGGCCCATCGAATGATGGACGAAATAAAATTTGCGATCCGGCGACATAAAGTCGACATTTTGGGACGCGTAAAATCGACCTGGATTGATTGTGTGACTCTTACCTCAACCTCGCTTGTAGTCCGCAATACAACCGACCTGGCCACAGCGTACGACGTAATGGAGATTTTGGCTGCCCAAGGCGACCTCACGAGGGACGCCTTGCTGCGCAAGTTCACCAAGTCGCTGCTCCAGGATGTCTGGCGGCCTTTGTTGGAACGGCATCGCTCCGGAGGCGTTCGGGAGCCTTGGACGACCCGTGCGTCCGAAGACAGCCCCCGTCCATCGACTGCACAAGTTGTATCTAACAGACAGAAAGGCACTACCTGGCGACTAGAATGGGAGCGCGACGATGACACTCTTCTCATTGATTTGGACGGAAAAGAACCTCCAACCTCATCTGTTGCTGACTGGAAAGGAACGTTTTTGTTTTTACAAACAGTTTCTGTATTTGTCGCCCAACATGTCCTGCAATTGCGTAAGCCTTTATGTCAGTGGGTTG GGCTGAATTTGAGTGCGCTGGGCTTGGAAAGCTGTCGTATCGGGGACGACAACGGAATGCTAATGGAGCCGCTTATGGAAATCTTGGCCGAAACGACCATTCCAGAGTATCTTGGTCCTGACGAAATGTCGCCCAAGCTGGACGAGATCTCGGCAGAGCTTGACTCGTTTATTGGACCGTTCTTGCGAGACTTGCTGCGTGTACAAATGGTTGGGCCGGAAAACACACGTTTGGATAAGTTCGTTGCCTTATTTGAGCAGAAATAC AGATACCGGACTTTAGAAAATGATGTGGACGATGGAATGGCAGTTTTTATGTTGCACAAGTCGAGTATTTCCGAGACTGCAGCAAAACTCATGTCCCTTTGTCGCAACGTTATGGACGAGGTGGTGGAACAAAAACCATCCACAAGTGAATCACCTCTGGGGTTGCTTCCGGCAACACTCTATCGTGCTGCCCGGGAGATTCTCGATTTATATCGGGCTATCATCCCAACAACCCATGCTGGCGAGATCCATAACGTTCCCCGTACAGCTGCGGTGCTGCATAACGACGGTGTTTTTTTTGCCCATCACTGTTTGGCACTTGGTTTGGAGTATAAAAGGGAAATGTCAGCATTATATCCCAACGATACGCAAGCCCAGCTAATTAGCCAATCCTTCATGTTTGCGGATTTGGTTCCTTTGTTCCGAAACATGGCCGACAGAGCGATGAAGGATATGATCTCACGTCAAGCTGACCAACTTGTTGAGCTGGTCGAACCCCGCATTACATACTTGGGAACCGCTCTTCAGTCAGACGAAGTCCTGGCCGAATTCTCCGACGCCGAGCAGGCTTTCGAGGCCGGAGTGTATCACCTCCGTCATTTAGTTCATGCTTGGAAACCTGTCTTATCGAAAGATGTGTTGAACCGTTCTATTTGCTATCTTGCAGACATCATGTTTACTTTGTATTTGGATCAGCTTGCTAAGGCATCGAATATCAGTGAAAATGCTACGCATTTTGTAAGCAATTTGTTTCGCCAGGCTTCTATGGACATCATTGGATTTCTGGATGGAGACCATTCCGCCTCTCGGGTTTGGGACCGATTCACTGCGATTGGGATATTCATGGAGATGTCTTTATCGGACATTCAAGTGGCATTGAGCGAGGGTGTTTTTCTAAGCGTTACGGGTCAGGAGTTAACGCGGCTTGTCAAAGCTACCTTCGACGATTCACCAAAGAGACGACATCTTCTCGCTCTTCTATCGTCGTGA